One part of the Actinomyces howellii genome encodes these proteins:
- a CDS encoding PLD nuclease N-terminal domain-containing protein, which yields MRIVLIVVVLALVLYSLLDCARTPEEGMPARIPKFVWILLIVLFPTVGAIAWIITSRVKAAEERGGTVEPTMWSSREGTSFRRPERPRPVAPDDDPEFLRELERDIRRRRGGDPGAGGTPGSPQDGPQDDEGPDEPDPEERSGGPGPDGA from the coding sequence ATGCGTATCGTCCTGATCGTCGTGGTGCTCGCCCTCGTCCTGTACTCCCTCCTGGACTGCGCGCGCACCCCCGAGGAGGGCATGCCCGCGCGGATCCCGAAGTTCGTGTGGATCCTGCTCATCGTGCTGTTCCCGACCGTCGGGGCGATCGCGTGGATCATCACCTCGAGGGTCAAGGCCGCCGAGGAGCGTGGCGGCACCGTCGAGCCGACGATGTGGTCCTCGCGGGAGGGCACGTCGTTCCGGCGGCCCGAGCGGCCGCGGCCGGTGGCGCCCGACGACGACCCCGAGTTCCTGCGCGAGCTGGAGCGCGACATCCGCCGCCGCCGGGGCGGGGACCCCGGCGCCGGGGGCACACCGGGCTCCCCGCAGGACGGCCCGCAGGACGACGAGGGGCCCGACGAGCCCGACCCTGAGGAGCGCAGCGGCGGACCAGGGCCTGACGGCGCCTGA